A stretch of Arthrobacter sp. NEB 688 DNA encodes these proteins:
- a CDS encoding ATP-binding protein — MQGIISPEAGTETDVGSVPRPRVVRADEVAGLRRSSPHTPIVALVDACAPDQAVAAQLAGATVVVPCGDPAHPDLGVLGAACEAARAIVERTEVARTTVQSAAHSVATNASAVAMAAQLLEVGEPARRKGQLRRLADEGARLAWHAARGTRSARPPLEVVDVADVVATALQDTTGIAVRLTSDPAAHPGSLLVLGDRIGLLNALDRVLENSRYAGAEEVEVRVAGSPDGTRVVLEVRDDGCGLPAGWTTETACAPFASGWDDPRDGLGLCEVNELVQDHGGRLVLVDRPGGRGVVCRLELPRSGHDGPVPAVGGRVDAELTLAAILEKIARREPLTAVLEDLGLVVEQRMPGVRSSILLLDRDAGTLRHGAGGRLPDPYRRRIDGVRIGPYVGSCGTAAFTRTEVVAHDIATDVRWVDYRAAALEHGLRACWSTPIVDDERDVVLGTFAVYHDHPWSPDASATALIQRLTHAAAIAIRTSELHAQLVESEALFRSTFETTGLGIALVDPAGVVRRANAALQWMTGHDPVGQAFVDLVASEDVAAVGTWLARSVERGVAVGPGTPEVRIVGSRHEPLPAAMSGTIICAEDGSPRFVCVELFDLTERRRVAQARRNQVAAEAASRAKSELVALVSHELRTPLNAVMGFAQVLQTVELPPARQRQSLAHILGAGQHLLATINDLLDLTGAETGQLHLVPEPVNAMTACRDALSILAALADERSIEVVGPRGRADAWMAADPHRLRQVLLNVVGNAIKFTPRGGTVTIEVDEGRITVQDNGPGIAAEHLPHLFTPFHRAGAAAGEGSGLGLALSRQLVLAMGGSLAVVTQEGEGSTFAISLPPVRADGADRPDPEDPVRRPPAHDAPPIGRVLHLEDDPASRALMASALEVWPGVEVTFASSCAAARHLLATGPAPDVVVLDVELPDGTGWDVLAGVVESLGAAAPAAVVLTGGPLDVPDGASPAAVLGKPVVVDALRAILRRHLRTTPTSVGRSAAEVGSSAG, encoded by the coding sequence ATGCAAGGGATCATCTCACCCGAGGCCGGGACCGAGACCGACGTCGGCTCCGTCCCCCGGCCCCGCGTCGTGCGCGCCGACGAGGTCGCCGGCCTGCGCCGCTCCTCGCCGCACACCCCCATCGTCGCGCTCGTCGACGCGTGCGCGCCGGACCAGGCCGTCGCGGCGCAGCTCGCGGGCGCGACGGTCGTCGTCCCCTGCGGCGACCCGGCCCACCCCGACCTCGGTGTGCTCGGCGCGGCCTGCGAGGCGGCCCGGGCCATCGTCGAGCGCACCGAGGTGGCGCGGACCACCGTCCAGTCGGCCGCGCACTCCGTCGCGACCAACGCCTCGGCCGTCGCGATGGCGGCCCAGCTGCTCGAGGTGGGCGAGCCCGCCCGCCGCAAGGGCCAGCTGCGCCGGTTGGCCGACGAGGGCGCCCGGCTGGCCTGGCACGCGGCGCGGGGGACGCGGTCGGCGAGGCCGCCCCTGGAGGTCGTCGACGTGGCCGACGTGGTGGCGACGGCGCTGCAGGACACGACGGGCATCGCGGTGCGGCTCACGAGCGACCCCGCGGCCCACCCGGGGTCGCTGCTCGTGCTCGGCGACCGCATCGGCCTGCTCAACGCCCTCGACCGGGTCCTCGAGAACAGCCGGTACGCGGGCGCCGAGGAGGTCGAGGTGCGGGTCGCCGGAAGCCCCGACGGCACCCGCGTGGTCCTCGAGGTCCGCGACGACGGCTGCGGGCTGCCGGCCGGCTGGACCACGGAGACGGCCTGCGCCCCCTTCGCGAGCGGGTGGGACGACCCCCGGGACGGGCTCGGCCTCTGCGAGGTGAACGAGCTCGTGCAGGACCACGGCGGTCGCCTCGTCCTCGTCGACCGGCCGGGAGGTCGGGGCGTCGTCTGCCGCCTCGAGCTGCCCCGGTCCGGCCACGACGGCCCGGTGCCGGCCGTCGGTGGGCGGGTCGACGCCGAGCTGACCCTGGCGGCGATCCTCGAGAAGATCGCCCGGCGCGAGCCGCTGACGGCCGTGCTCGAGGATCTCGGGCTCGTCGTCGAGCAGCGGATGCCCGGCGTGCGGTCCTCGATCCTCCTGCTGGACAGGGACGCCGGGACCCTGCGCCACGGAGCGGGCGGCCGCCTGCCGGACCCCTACCGGCGGCGGATCGACGGCGTGCGCATCGGGCCGTACGTGGGGTCGTGCGGGACGGCGGCCTTCACCCGGACCGAGGTCGTCGCGCACGACATCGCGACCGACGTCCGCTGGGTCGACTACCGCGCGGCCGCGCTGGAGCACGGGCTGCGCGCCTGCTGGTCGACGCCGATCGTCGACGACGAGCGCGACGTCGTGCTCGGGACGTTCGCGGTCTACCACGACCACCCGTGGTCGCCCGATGCCTCGGCGACCGCGCTCATCCAGCGCCTGACGCACGCCGCGGCCATCGCCATCCGCACGAGCGAGCTGCACGCCCAGCTCGTCGAGAGCGAGGCGCTCTTCCGCAGCACCTTCGAGACGACGGGGCTCGGCATCGCCCTCGTCGACCCGGCCGGGGTGGTGCGACGGGCCAACGCGGCCCTGCAGTGGATGACGGGCCACGACCCGGTGGGGCAGGCGTTCGTCGACCTCGTCGCGAGCGAGGACGTCGCCGCCGTCGGCACCTGGCTCGCCCGGTCCGTCGAGCGCGGCGTCGCCGTCGGGCCGGGGACGCCGGAGGTGCGCATCGTCGGCTCGCGCCACGAGCCACTCCCGGCGGCGATGAGCGGCACCATCATCTGCGCGGAGGACGGGTCGCCCCGCTTCGTCTGCGTCGAGCTCTTCGACCTGACCGAGCGTCGACGGGTCGCTCAGGCGAGGCGCAACCAGGTTGCGGCAGAGGCGGCGAGCCGCGCGAAGAGCGAGCTCGTGGCGCTCGTGAGCCACGAGCTGCGCACGCCGCTCAACGCCGTCATGGGGTTCGCGCAGGTGCTCCAGACCGTGGAGCTGCCCCCGGCCCGTCAGCGCCAGAGCCTCGCCCACATCCTCGGCGCCGGCCAGCACCTGCTCGCCACCATCAACGACCTGCTCGACCTCACCGGCGCCGAGACCGGGCAGCTGCACCTCGTCCCGGAGCCCGTCAACGCCATGACGGCCTGCCGGGACGCCCTGAGCATCCTCGCGGCGCTCGCCGACGAGCGCTCGATCGAGGTCGTCGGCCCGCGGGGCCGGGCCGACGCGTGGATGGCCGCCGACCCGCACCGGCTCCGACAGGTGCTGCTCAACGTCGTCGGCAACGCGATCAAGTTCACGCCCCGAGGGGGCACCGTGACGATCGAGGTGGACGAGGGGCGGATCACGGTGCAGGACAACGGCCCCGGCATCGCCGCCGAGCACTTGCCCCACCTCTTCACTCCGTTCCACCGCGCCGGCGCCGCGGCGGGCGAGGGTTCGGGGCTGGGGCTCGCGCTCTCGCGGCAGCTGGTGCTCGCGATGGGTGGGAGCCTCGCCGTGGTGACGCAGGAGGGGGAGGGCAGCACCTTCGCCATCTCGTTGCCGCCGGTGAGGGCCGACGGGGCCGACCGGCCGGATCCCGAGGACCCGGTGCGTCGGCCGCCCGCGCACGACGCACCACCGATCGGGCGCGTCCTCCACCTCGAGGACGACCCGGCGAGCCGGGCTCTCATGGCGTCGGCGCTCGAGGTCTGGCCCGGGGTCGAGGTCACCTTCGCGTCGTCGTGCGCCGCCGCCCGGCACCTCCTCGCGACCGGCCCCGCGCCGGACGTCGTCGTGCTCGACGTGGAGCTCCCCGACGGGACCGGCTGGGACGTGCTCGCCGGCGTCGTCGAGTCCCTCGGTGCCGCGGCGCCGGCCGCGGTGGTGCTCACGGGCGGCCCCCTGGACGTCCCGGACGGCGCCTCCCCGGCTGCAGTCCTCGGCAAGCCGGTCGTGGTCGACGCGCTGCGGGCGATCCTGCGCCGCCACCTGCGGACCACGCCGACCTCGGTCGGCCGCAGCGCAGCAGAGGTCGGCTCGTCAGCGGGGTGA
- a CDS encoding response regulator transcription factor produces the protein MLLVDDHQMFAELLAESLTASGFEVVGICATLDAGLSAAAETGPDVVILDHRVPPGAGASMVTTFRRTAPAARILMLTASEERSVLWEAMDAGSDGFVTKRQSVGTVIAAVHAVLEGQTPVSPDMVGALVGRRAAVPGGDLSGRETEILQLLGAGWSNRDIATRLQISPNTVRNHVQHIFVKLDAHSKLEAVAVASRLGLLHSDRSRTVDPS, from the coding sequence GTGCTGCTGGTCGACGACCACCAGATGTTCGCCGAGCTGCTGGCCGAGAGCCTGACCGCGAGCGGCTTCGAGGTCGTGGGCATCTGCGCGACGCTCGACGCCGGGCTGAGCGCCGCGGCCGAGACCGGGCCCGACGTCGTCATCCTCGACCATCGGGTCCCGCCCGGGGCGGGCGCGAGCATGGTCACGACCTTCCGCCGGACGGCGCCGGCCGCGCGCATCCTCATGCTCACGGCGTCCGAGGAGCGCTCCGTGCTGTGGGAGGCGATGGACGCGGGCAGCGACGGGTTCGTCACCAAGCGCCAGTCGGTGGGGACCGTCATCGCCGCGGTCCACGCGGTCCTCGAGGGGCAGACGCCGGTCTCCCCCGACATGGTCGGCGCGCTCGTCGGGCGTCGGGCCGCGGTGCCGGGCGGGGACCTGTCCGGACGGGAGACGGAGATCCTCCAGCTGCTGGGGGCCGGATGGTCCAACCGCGACATCGCGACCCGCCTGCAGATCAGCCCCAACACGGTGCGCAACCACGTCCAGCACATCTTCGTGAAGCTCGACGCGCACTCGAAGCTCGAGGCCGTCGCCGTCGCCTCCCGGCTGGGGCTCCTGCACTCCGACCGCAGCCGGACCGTCGACCCGTCCTGA
- a CDS encoding heme-degrading domain-containing protein: MDQWPTVEELIRAEDEIVLPGLTERTAYELGCHAVDAGLQQGLPIAIGVWRGERQLFHCALPGSTQDNNEWLRRKGRVVMRFERSSLYVARLCKDQGTTLAEKFALPTSRFAAAGGAVPLRVRGAGVVGWMGVSGLPQLADHQFVMATLRDHLAAGSPGPTG; this comes from the coding sequence ATGGACCAGTGGCCGACAGTGGAAGAACTCATCCGAGCGGAGGACGAGATCGTCCTGCCCGGGCTCACCGAGCGGACGGCTTACGAGCTCGGCTGCCACGCGGTGGACGCCGGTCTGCAGCAGGGCCTGCCGATCGCGATCGGCGTCTGGCGTGGGGAGCGTCAGCTGTTCCACTGCGCGCTGCCGGGGTCGACGCAGGACAACAACGAGTGGCTGCGACGCAAGGGGCGAGTGGTGATGCGGTTCGAACGCTCGTCGCTGTACGTCGCCCGGCTGTGCAAGGACCAGGGAACCACTCTCGCCGAGAAGTTCGCGTTGCCCACGTCGCGGTTCGCCGCTGCCGGCGGGGCCGTCCCGCTGCGGGTCCGAGGGGCCGGTGTCGTGGGATGGATGGGGGTCTCCGGGTTGCCGCAGCTCGCCGACCACCAGTTCGTCATGGCGACGCTGCGGGACCACCTCGCCGCGGGGAGCCCGGGCCCGACGGGATGA
- a CDS encoding glycosyltransferase family 2 protein codes for MRFRIALVCLSSLALLLPTSAALAVESPRPAVSSEATPSPVLPEQGGSLADPLGGGIPAVGDPSTGPAPVEVTDRVPTSENPSSVLGWAGVLLLVLVSLVLSGVAFTTLAWMLHAWRTPEGLRATRFGGRSSREKPLRFSLLVPARHEEAVLGDTLDTLSALDYGDLEIIAIVGDDDEGTAAVAHAAARRHPGRVRVVVDSSVPKNKPKALNTALREVTGDVVGVFDAEDEVHSDLLAHIDARFHETKADIVQGGVQLMNVHTTWWSMRNCLEYYFWFRSRLHFHAGQRFIPLGGNTVFMRTDLLREVDGWDPECLAEDCEIGVRVSTRGATVAVAYDPELVTREETPGALPSLIKQRTRWNQGFLQVLAKGVWRELPTARQRLLARYTLSMPFLQAFTGLMIPVSLGLVLFAKVPTWVSLVTFLPLVPTLVTLAVEAAGLHEFGRAYDVKVRLRDYAVLVLGAFPYQVLLAGAAVRAVWREKRGQRGWEKTEHSNLHRTPAPALAPVVELAERKAS; via the coding sequence GTGCGCTTTCGCATCGCTCTCGTCTGCCTGTCCTCCCTCGCTCTCCTCCTCCCGACCTCTGCGGCCCTGGCCGTCGAGTCGCCGCGCCCGGCGGTCTCCTCGGAGGCCACCCCGAGCCCGGTGCTCCCCGAGCAGGGCGGCTCGCTCGCCGACCCGCTGGGCGGCGGCATCCCCGCCGTCGGCGACCCGTCGACGGGCCCGGCACCGGTCGAGGTGACGGACCGGGTGCCGACCTCGGAGAACCCGTCGAGCGTGCTCGGCTGGGCCGGCGTGCTCCTGCTCGTCCTCGTGTCCCTCGTCCTGTCCGGGGTGGCCTTCACGACACTCGCGTGGATGCTGCACGCCTGGCGCACGCCGGAAGGCCTGCGCGCGACCCGGTTCGGCGGCCGCTCCAGCCGCGAGAAGCCGCTGCGCTTCAGCCTCCTGGTGCCGGCGCGGCACGAGGAGGCCGTGCTCGGCGACACCCTCGACACCCTGAGCGCGCTCGACTACGGCGACCTCGAGATCATCGCGATCGTCGGCGACGACGACGAGGGCACGGCCGCCGTCGCGCACGCCGCCGCGAGGCGCCACCCCGGCCGCGTGCGGGTCGTCGTCGACTCCAGCGTCCCCAAGAACAAGCCGAAGGCCCTCAACACCGCACTGCGCGAGGTGACCGGCGACGTCGTCGGCGTCTTCGACGCGGAGGACGAGGTCCACAGCGACCTCCTCGCGCACATCGACGCGCGCTTCCACGAGACCAAGGCCGACATCGTCCAGGGCGGCGTGCAGCTGATGAACGTCCACACGACGTGGTGGTCGATGCGCAACTGCCTCGAGTACTACTTCTGGTTCCGCAGCCGCCTGCACTTCCACGCCGGTCAGCGGTTCATCCCGCTCGGCGGCAACACGGTCTTCATGCGCACCGACCTGCTGCGCGAGGTCGACGGCTGGGACCCCGAGTGCCTCGCCGAGGACTGCGAGATCGGCGTGCGCGTCTCGACCCGCGGGGCCACCGTCGCCGTCGCCTACGACCCCGAGCTCGTCACCCGCGAAGAGACCCCCGGCGCCCTCCCGTCGCTCATCAAGCAGCGCACCCGCTGGAACCAGGGCTTCCTCCAGGTGCTCGCCAAGGGCGTCTGGCGCGAGCTGCCGACCGCCCGCCAGCGGCTGCTGGCCCGCTACACGCTCTCGATGCCGTTCCTCCAGGCCTTCACCGGCCTGATGATCCCGGTCTCGCTCGGGCTCGTCCTCTTCGCGAAGGTCCCGACCTGGGTCAGCCTCGTCACCTTCCTCCCGCTCGTGCCGACCCTCGTCACGCTCGCCGTCGAGGCCGCCGGCCTCCACGAGTTCGGCCGCGCCTACGACGTCAAGGTCCGGCTGCGCGACTACGCCGTCCTCGTCCTCGGGGCCTTCCCCTACCAGGTGCTCCTCGCGGGGGCCGCCGTGCGCGCGGTCTGGCGCGAGAAGCGCGGCCAGCGCGGCTGGGAGAAGACCGAGCACAGCAACCTCCACCGCACCCCGGCGCCGGCCCTCGCCCCGGTCGTCGAGCTCGCCGAGCGGAAGGCCTCCTGA
- a CDS encoding glycosyltransferase family 39 protein produces the protein MTVIDRPTTTTGVAPDDATPATSRLRRAWSRATDPRGDLVVLAPLLVLAGVVMRIGLYSAPQRIDDEGTYVAQAWAVFHLGELTHYTYWYDHPPLGWLQIALYTELTGAFDRAPNAVGAGRELMVLLALVSAALLWVLARRLRMPRWGAGLAVALFTLSPLAVQFHRTVYLDNVATPWLLGAFVLALSPRRRLGAFAAAAVCFAVAVLSKETTFLLFPVLAYLLWSRSRGGTRRYAVAVSATLFVLIGTFYVLFAALKGEVVPGQGRTSLLGGVLYQLSGRESSGSIFDPESLGHRTVSIWLQLDTVLPAVAVVATLLAFAVRRLRPFAAAMAILLAMLVRPGYLPVPFVVALLPLGALLVAGVATTLWENRPTRLAGRRVGRVAAGALVAVGLGLAAVATPAWAGQLRGLMIAPLDQPMTDATAWIAQNVPTGERILTDDALWVDLVEQGRARGDVVWFYKPDTDPAVPKGADAYQWVVSTDSVRSDPRSFPTLAEALERSVPVAAFGTGERRVEVLRVQRAGTDPEVLEQQRAAAAAAGQQLVANPAITTSTAARDALLSGRVDPRLLTVLASLGAQHTLSLEALPQPAPEEAAGAARRTVTITEVDGDAAVRDSSAAAEVARLSADRPAPYRADVRFTEAGSDTPPALVLSWPRSTR, from the coding sequence ATGACCGTCATCGACCGCCCCACCACGACCACCGGGGTCGCTCCCGACGACGCGACGCCCGCGACCTCGCGGCTGCGCCGGGCCTGGTCCCGCGCCACCGACCCGCGCGGCGACCTCGTCGTCCTCGCGCCGCTGCTCGTCCTCGCCGGCGTCGTCATGCGCATCGGGCTCTACAGCGCGCCGCAGCGCATCGACGACGAGGGTACGTACGTCGCCCAGGCCTGGGCCGTCTTCCACCTCGGCGAGCTGACGCACTACACGTACTGGTACGACCACCCGCCGCTGGGCTGGTTGCAGATCGCCCTGTACACCGAGCTGACGGGCGCCTTCGACCGCGCCCCGAACGCCGTCGGCGCCGGCCGCGAGCTCATGGTGCTGCTCGCGCTCGTCAGCGCCGCGCTCCTCTGGGTGCTCGCGCGCCGGCTGCGGATGCCCCGCTGGGGCGCCGGGCTGGCGGTGGCCCTCTTCACGCTGTCGCCGCTGGCCGTGCAGTTCCACCGCACCGTCTACCTCGACAACGTCGCGACGCCGTGGCTCCTCGGGGCGTTCGTCCTCGCGCTCAGCCCGCGGCGGCGTCTCGGCGCCTTCGCGGCGGCCGCGGTCTGCTTCGCCGTCGCCGTGCTGTCCAAGGAGACGACCTTCCTCCTCTTCCCGGTGCTCGCCTACCTCCTGTGGAGCCGCAGCCGGGGCGGCACCCGCCGCTACGCGGTCGCGGTCTCCGCGACGCTCTTCGTGCTCATCGGCACCTTCTACGTCCTCTTCGCCGCGCTCAAGGGCGAGGTCGTCCCCGGCCAGGGCCGCACCAGCCTCCTCGGCGGCGTGCTCTACCAGCTGTCCGGCCGCGAGAGCAGCGGCAGCATCTTCGACCCCGAGTCGCTCGGCCACCGCACGGTCTCCATCTGGCTGCAGCTCGACACCGTCCTGCCCGCCGTGGCCGTCGTCGCGACGCTGCTGGCCTTCGCCGTCCGACGGCTGCGGCCGTTCGCGGCGGCGATGGCCATCCTGCTGGCGATGCTCGTCCGCCCCGGGTACCTGCCCGTGCCGTTCGTCGTCGCGCTGCTGCCGCTCGGGGCGCTGCTCGTCGCGGGCGTCGCGACCACCCTCTGGGAGAACCGGCCGACCCGCCTCGCGGGACGCCGGGTCGGCCGCGTGGCGGCCGGCGCGCTCGTCGCCGTCGGGCTCGGCCTCGCCGCCGTCGCCACGCCCGCCTGGGCCGGCCAGCTGCGCGGCCTGATGATCGCGCCGCTCGACCAGCCGATGACCGACGCGACCGCGTGGATCGCGCAGAACGTGCCGACCGGCGAGCGCATCCTCACCGACGACGCGCTGTGGGTCGACCTCGTCGAGCAGGGCCGCGCCCGCGGCGACGTCGTCTGGTTCTACAAGCCCGACACCGACCCGGCCGTCCCGAAGGGCGCCGACGCCTACCAGTGGGTCGTCTCGACCGACTCCGTCCGCAGCGACCCCCGCTCGTTCCCGACCCTCGCCGAGGCGCTGGAGCGCAGCGTCCCGGTCGCGGCGTTCGGGACCGGGGAGCGCCGCGTCGAGGTCCTCCGGGTGCAGCGCGCCGGCACCGACCCCGAGGTCCTCGAGCAGCAGCGCGCCGCGGCGGCCGCTGCGGGCCAGCAGCTCGTCGCCAACCCGGCCATCACGACCTCGACGGCCGCGCGCGACGCACTCCTGTCCGGCCGGGTCGACCCGCGCCTGCTCACCGTGCTGGCCTCCCTCGGAGCGCAGCACACGCTGAGCCTCGAGGCGCTGCCGCAGCCCGCCCCGGAAGAGGCGGCCGGTGCCGCGCGCCGCACGGTGACCATCACGGAGGTGGACGGCGACGCCGCCGTCCGGGACTCGTCAGCGGCGGCCGAGGTCGCGCGCCTGTCCGCTGACCGCCCGGCCCCCTACCGCGCCGACGTGCGCTTCACCGAGGCCGGGAGCGACACCCCGCCGGCCCTCGTCCTGTCCTGGCCCCGGTCGACCCGATGA
- a CDS encoding DUF4397 domain-containing protein: MHTTTPHRAPRVLAVLAAAVAVALGAFAPSASAAPAPAADGMATAWVRAAHLVPGMGKMTISLVPFAGAAAGDVTKPGVPEAEQKDGARVVEPAAGYGTAGDYRQVPQGLYTVTVRPAGAAADAPPVLTGTVDAKADQAYTLAALGTKSSPRIQVLSDDLRPPKAGTASVRLLPAATRASAVTVAAQNGPTVADDAKFGTPTGYAAVPDGPWTLNVSTTTTSAGRATQGSSTTGKVDLASGGVYTLLVLDSANGEGVALKPVVDAQGVATAPKDGVQTGGGGMATRPADTTLLGGLGLAAAGASFLLVLAVRRRSSLLSTRRA; encoded by the coding sequence ATGCACACCACCACGCCACACCGGGCGCCCCGCGTCCTCGCGGTCCTCGCGGCCGCCGTGGCCGTCGCCCTCGGCGCCTTCGCGCCCTCGGCGTCCGCCGCCCCCGCCCCCGCCGCCGACGGGATGGCCACCGCCTGGGTCCGCGCCGCGCACCTCGTCCCGGGGATGGGGAAGATGACCATCAGCCTCGTGCCCTTCGCGGGCGCGGCGGCCGGGGACGTCACCAAGCCCGGTGTCCCCGAGGCCGAGCAGAAGGACGGCGCCCGCGTCGTCGAGCCCGCGGCCGGCTACGGCACGGCGGGGGACTACCGCCAGGTCCCGCAGGGTCTCTACACCGTCACCGTCCGCCCGGCGGGCGCCGCGGCGGACGCCCCGCCGGTCCTCACCGGCACCGTCGACGCCAAGGCGGACCAGGCGTACACGCTGGCTGCGCTGGGCACCAAGAGCTCGCCGCGCATCCAGGTCCTCTCCGACGACCTGCGCCCGCCGAAGGCGGGGACCGCGAGCGTGCGGCTGCTCCCGGCGGCCACGCGGGCGTCGGCCGTCACCGTCGCCGCGCAGAACGGCCCGACGGTCGCCGACGACGCGAAGTTCGGCACCCCCACCGGGTACGCCGCGGTGCCCGACGGGCCGTGGACGCTGAACGTCAGCACGACGACGACGAGCGCCGGCCGCGCGACGCAGGGCAGCAGCACGACCGGCAAGGTCGACCTCGCGAGCGGCGGCGTCTACACCCTCCTCGTCCTCGACTCCGCGAACGGCGAGGGCGTCGCCCTCAAGCCGGTCGTGGACGCACAGGGCGTCGCGACCGCCCCGAAGGACGGCGTGCAGACCGGGGGCGGCGGGATGGCCACGCGCCCGGCCGACACCACCCTGCTCGGCGGTCTCGGTCTCGCCGCGGCCGGTGCGTCGTTCCTCCTCGTCCTGGCCGTGCGTCGGCGCTCCTCCCTCCTGTCGACGCGCCGCGCCTGA